GTACTTCTCGCCGATCTTGTAGCGATCCCAGAACTCCTGCTGCATCGCGAGCACGATGCCGTCGTGACGCAACACGATCACCGGCGACAGCGCCGTGGCCGGCACATTGAAGGCCGCCATGTACTGCGCGCTCACAATGCCGGCACGCAACACGCCCAGTCCGCCGCCGATATCGGGACTGTCGTACACCGCCTTGTACTTGCCAGTGAGCAGACGCGTCCAGGACAGATCGACGTTCTGCGCATCACGCGGTTCACGGGATGCGGCGCCCGCCCGCTCGGCCCACGCCGCCTGCGCCGTGATGGGAATGAGCGTGGCGGATAGACTGCCGAGGGCGAATTGCTGCAGGAAGTCACGTCGCGGGGTGGTCATGGCGATGCCTCCACTCAAAGCTCACGTGGGCGCGTCGCCTGAGGCGGCGCGGGGAACTCACGAAACTACTGCTGCCGACTCGCCGCGCCAGCGTACCCGCACGTGAGCTCAGCGGCTGGTCACCCGCAGCCAGAGCACCTCATGCCACGAGCCTTCCAGATTGAGCGTTTCGTACAACCGCTCGACGCGCGCGTCGGCGATTCCGGGCGTCGCGTTCAACGTGCGCAGCACTTCCACCAACTTGGCGTTGTCGGGGAGGTCGATACTGACGTGCCAGCCGTCTTCTCGCGGGCCCACGCCGCGCAATGTCACGTACGGTGGCAGCGCCTCGCGAATCCGGCGGGTTGCCCGCGTTTCCCGCGGGTCGAGGCGCAGCCGCGGGTCATCGGGATCGATGGTGGCCACGTCGGAGGTGAGTCGTGCCTGGCGTTCCCATCGCACCGTCGACTTTTCACTGAATGGCACGCGCATGCTTCGGCAGCCGTCGCCGCACCACAGGGCTATTTCATCGTGCGTCCTGGTACGCAGGCGGCCACAAGCGCGCCATCGTTCGCGCCCGCGATGAATACATCTCGCACGGCGCCGCGTAATACGCTCGATGACTCGTAGGTCCCGTCGCTTATCAGCCCGGCGGCGGGAAAGGTGGGGGTGAGCCACCCGTCGGCGCAGGCATAGGCCACCCCGTGACGCAGTCGCAGCGTGTCCGCGCCCTCCCGGGCGTTCATCACGGTGACCGTCAGTGCGGAATCGGCCTCGCCCTGCAGGGAAAACGCACTCCACGAAATGTCCCGCGCCGCGGCCGGCAGGTGTTGGCCGACAAGCGTGCCGAAGAGAAGCTCCGAGTCAACGCCGTAGGTCCCAGCGACCGGTGGACAGCCCGGGGCATCACCCGACGCCGCGCCGAGACGCAACGGACGCCACGCCCGCGGAATCGAAGTCTCGCCGCTGCCGCAGCCGAGAAGGATCGCGCCCGCAACGAGCAGGATGAGGAGTCGAATTGGAGCGGGAAGGGGCACGAGTGAGGGACGATTGGCGCTCGGTCCGGTCATCCCGATTCGGGGTACCACGGAGCGAGCGCTGACCGGCAGTGACCCGGCACGACCGCAGCCGCACCGCTGCCCTTTGCGGGTGGGCGGCCGTACCTTCCCGTTCCACCTCCGACCCTCGTCTCCTTTGGGCTGTCTTTCTCGAATCGGCTGCATCGTTGTCCTCGCCGTCGGTGGCGTTGGCGCGTACTGGCTTTACGGCGACCGGTTGCCGTCGGTGCTGTCACGCGCCGCATCCGGTGCGGCAAGCCGGGTGACCGACGCCGCCACCAAGGCCAGTGAGCGGCTCGACAGCAACCAGGGTGCGCGCATCGCGTCCGAGAACGACGCCGCGCGCCGGGCCGAACGGGCGAAGCGCGAGCGAGCGATCGTGTGGGCGCGGCTCACGCCGGCGGGATCGGCGGGCGGCGAGTCCATCGCACGACTAGCGCGGCGTAACGGACCGGCCTTCGTGTCGCTGCGCGCGCCCGAACTCGCCGGCGTGCTGGCCACGGGCATGTCGAAGGTACTGCCGTCATCGGCCACGCGCCCGGAAGTGGCGATCGTCGATGAGCAGGTTTTGGTGCGCACGGTCGTGGCGTTGCGTGATGTGGCGGGCGACGGCGCGCTACGCGGCCTGCTCGGCGTGGCGCTCGATGGACGCGATACGTTGCGCATGGCCGGTACGCTCGATCTCGTTCGCCCGGGTCTGGCCGAGTACCGCGTGCGCGAGTTGCGCCTCAAGGGCATCGACGTGCCGCCGCGACTGATTCCGGCGCTCGTCGGTGCGATGCATCGTGCTGTCACGGCGGATTCGCTGCCGTCGGATGCGCTACCGATTCCGTTGCCGAAAGCCGTGGCCGACGTACGTGTCGCCAACGGGAAGGTCACTCTCTACAAGGCTGTGGTTCCATGAGCGCGCGTCGCATTCTCGTCGTCGATGACGAACCGGGTATCCGTCAGGCCCTCGGTCAGCTGCTCGAGTACGAAGGCTACGAGGTCAAGACCGCGACCGGGGGCGCCGAGGGCATCACGATCTACGACAGCTTCCGTCCGCAGCTGGTGTTTCTCGACGTGAAGATGGCGGGCCTCGATGGTCTCGAGGTGCTCAAGCGCCTGCGGCAGGCCGATCCCAACGCCACCGTGGTGATGATCAGCGGGCACGCCACCATTCAAACGGCGGTCGAAGCCACGCAACTCGGCGCCTACGACATTCTCGAGAAGCCGCTCGACACCGATCGCGTGTTGGTGCTGCTGCGCAACGCGTTTGAAACGCGCTTGCTGAGCGAAGAGAACGAACGGCTGCGCGAAACGATCGAGTCACGCTACGAAATCGTGGGCCGCACGTACGGCATTCGCGCGTTGCTCGAGCGCATCGACAAGGTGGCGGGCACGCCGGCCCGCGTGCTGATCACGGGTGAGAACGGCACCGGTAAGGAACTCGTGGCGCGGGCCATTCATCGCGGGTCGTTGCGCGCGAAGAAGCCGTTCGTGGAAGTGAACTGCGCGGCGATCCCGTCGGAGCTGATCGAGAGTGAACTGTTCGGTCACATGAAGGGTTCGTTCACCGGTGCCATCGCGGATCGCGCCGGCAAGTTCGAGCAGGCTGACGGCGGCACGCTGTTTCTCGACGAGATCGGCGATATGTCGCTGAGCGCGCAGGCCAAGGTGTTGCGCGTGTTGCAGGACGGCTTCGTGACGCGAATCGGCGGCAGTAAGCCGATTCAGGTCGACGTGCGCGTGCTGGCCGCCACCAACAAGCTGCTCGAAGACGAGATCGCGAACGGTCGGTTCCGCGAAGACCTGTTCTATCGGCTCAATGTGGTACCCATCACGGTGCCGCCGTTGCGCGAACGTCGTGAAGACATCGAACAGTTGGTGGTGTACTTTCTGCAGCAGTTCGCCGCTCGCGACGGCTTGCCGGCGCGGGGCATCACCGATGAGGCGCTGGTGCGCTTGTCGGAGCTCGATTGGCCCGGCAACGTACGCGAGTTGCGCAACACGGTGGAGCGCTTGGTGATTCTGGCCAGCGCCGCAACGATCACGGCCACCGATGTGGAACGCCTCGTGGGGAAACGGTCGGCTGAGCCGGCGGGACTGGGCAACTTGGTGGACTGCGCCACGTTCGAGGAGTTCAAGGTGGCCGCCGAGCGGGCGTTTCTGCTGGCCAAGCTGCGGGCCTTCGACTGGAACGTATCGGAGACCGCGCGGGCGCTGGACATGCCCCGGTCGAATCTCTACAAGAAGATCGAGCGTTATGCGTTGACGCGAGAAAGCACGCCTGCGTGAGCTGTGCCTGACCTTCAGCCCGACTGTATATGAGCGACCGTAATTGGGAAGCCGAGATGGCGAAGATCGACAAGCAGCTGGCGTCGGTCTCCGACGAGGCGCTGCTGGCCGAGAGCAAGGCCGTGGCCCCGGCTAAGACCGGGACGCGCACGGTGGCCGCACCCACCGTAGCGGCCCCGGCGCGGTCGGCCGCCCCCACGGCCGGGGCGCCGGCGGCTGGCGCCTGGAAAGGCTGGGTGAAAGTGGCGATCGCCGTCGGTGCGGCAGCGGGGCTCATGTTCTGGCCGTGGCCGGCGTCGTGCGGCGGGCCGCTGATCGGGTTTACCGCTGCCACCGGTGCCGTGTCGCTGCTCGGCGTGTGGAGCGCGCTCGGGACGTGGCGCCACCGTTTGGGACTCGCGCACGTGACGTCGCTGTTGGTCGTAGTCTGGGGGCTCGCGCTGGGTGCTCGCGAAGTGCTGCCCCGTGCCGGGTACGCGGTCCCGACCGCGGAGCGGAGTGAAGGCTGGAGCTGCCCGGCGCCCTCGGGAGCACCTCCCTCAGTAGGTCCGGTGCCGATTCCGGGCTAAGTTCCAGGGATGACGACTTTTCACAACTTCATTGGTGGCGCGTGGGTCGCGCCGTCGACCGGCGACTATTTCGAGAATCGCAATCCGGCCGACCAGCAGGACCTGATCGGCCGCTTTCCCGCGTCTGGCGTGGCCGACGTGGAAGCCGCCGTGGCGAGTGCGCAGCGTGGCTTTGACCGCTGGAAGCGCACCCCGGCGCCGGCGCGCGGTGACGTGCTGCGCCGCGTTGGCGACCTGATGGCGGCGCGCAAGGAAGAAATCGCGAACCTCATGACGCGCGAGATGGGCAAGCCGCTCGCGGAAACGCGTGGCGATGTGCAGGAAGGCATCGATACGGCGTACTACGCGGCCACCGAAGGCCGTCGCCTGTTCGGCCACACGGTGCCGAGCGAATTGGCCAGCAAGTGGGCCATGACGATGCGTCGGCCGATCGGGGTATGCGGGCTGATCACGCCGTTCAACTTCCCGATGGCCATTCCCACGTGGAAGGCGTTTCCGGCGTTGCTGTGCGGCAACTCGGTGATCCTCAAGCCGGCCGAAGATGTGCCCCACACGGCCACCGTGCTGGTCGAGATTCTCCTCGCGGCCGGTCTGCCTCCTGAGGTGATTCAGCTGGTGCACGGCATGGGCGAAGTGGTCGGAAAGGCGCTGGTGGAGCATCCGCAGGTGCCGGTGATTTCGTTCACGGGTTCGACCGAGACCGGTCGCTTCGTGGGTGAAACGTGCGGCCGGATGCACAAGCGGTTGTCACTCGAGATGGGTGGGAAGAACGCGCAGATCGTGCTCGAAGATGCCGATCTGGACTTGGCGGTCGACGGTGTGTTGTGGGGCGCGTTCGGTACTACCGGTCAGCGATGCACCGCCACCAGCCGCCTGATCCTGCAGGCCGGCATTCACGACACGTTCGTGGAGAAGCTCGTGGCTCGCGCGCAGGCACTCGTGCTCGGCGACGGTCGCGAGGCTGGCCATGACGTCGGTCCGCTGGTGAACGAAGCGGCGCGTGAGAAGGTCGAACGCTACGTGCAGATCGGCAAGGAACAGGGCGCCACGCTGCGGTGCGGCGGCGCGCGGGCCACGGGTGGTGCGCTCGACGCCGGAATCTTCTTCCAGCCCACGATCTTCACGAATGTGACGGCCGGATCACGATTGGAGCAGGAAGAAATCTTCGGGCCGGTGCTGTCGGTGATCCAGGTCGCTACCGTCGAGGAGGCATTCGCAGTAAACAACGGAGTCCGCTACGGGCTGTCGTCGTCGGTGTACACGAGCAACGTGAATGTTGCGTTTCTCGCGCTTCAGGATCTCGACAACGGCATCACGTACGTGAACGCCCCGACGATCGGCGCCGAGGCGCATCTGCCGTTCGGCGGCGTGAAGGAAACGGGCAACGGACATCGCGAAGGTGGATGGGAAGTGTACGAGTTCTACTCGGAGACCAAGGTGGGCTACGTGGACTACTCTGGAGCACTCCAGCGCGCACAGATCGACAACTACTAACTGATGGCGCCGAACAAGGATCATCGCGCGAACGCACTGCGGGCGGCCAACGGCCGCTCGCGTCGGCGCGCGGTGTCGTTCGGCTGGGTCTGGGAATGGGCCAAGGTGCTGCCGCCGGCGGTGCTGCTGTTCCTGGTACTTCGCACCTTCGTGGTCGAGGCGTACAAGATCCCGTCGGGCAGCATGGAGCGCACGCTGCTTGTGGGAGACTTCTTGCTGGTGAACAAGTGGTTGTACGGCGCCGAGGTGCCGTATACGCGGCGCAGGCTGCCGGCGGTGCGGGCGCCACAGCTCGGCGACATTCTGGTGTTCGAATGGCCCGGCGATCCCACGAAAAACTTTGTGAAGCGTTTGGTGGGGCGCCCTGGGGACACGTTGTCGATGCAGGGTGGCTCGCTGCTCCGCAACGGGGTACCGGTCCGTGAACAGTATGTGTCGCATACCGAGCCGGACGTCGATCCAATGACCGACGAGTTTCGCTGGCAGCGCGGGTATCTCACGAATACCGCGGCGGCCGCCGAACCAGGCATGCCGGCGATCTATCGCCCCTCGCGGGATAACTGGGGCCCCATCGTTGTCCCGCCCAATCATCTCTTTGTGCTCGGCGACAACCGCGATAATTCCCTCGACAGCCGCTATTGGGGATTTGTCCCGGACAGCTTGCTGCGCGGGACGCCGTGGATCGTGTACTACAGCTTCACGCCAGACTCCACGGCGCGTGCACCGTGGCTGACCCGCATCCGGTGGGGCCGCCTGGGGGCGCTCGTTCGCTGACCGCGCCGCGCGCGATTTCGCATGCGATTTAGCGGCGGCATGCGTTGACGAATGGTGCCTCGGTAGTTCACCGTTAAGGGGTTACCAGTTAGTTGTTGTATGCAGGACGCCGCGCTCCCCCCGCCGCGCGGTCGCATGTCCAGTCTCTCTGCCACACGAGCCGCGCTGCCATGGCTGTGACGCCCCCGAAAAAGAAGGTGTCGTACGAGGAAGGCTCCCTCGACCAGTATCTGCGCGACATCAGCGCGTACCCGCTGATCTCCCGCGAAGAAGAAGCGGAGCTTGCGCGCCGGATCCGCGTTGGTGACCAGGAAGCGCTGGACAAGCTGGTACGGTCGAATCTGCGCTTCGTGGTGTCTGTCGCGAAGAAGTATCAGAATCAGGGCGTGTCGTTGTCCGACCTGATCAACGAGGGCAATCTTGGCCTCATTCGCGCGGCCCATAAGTTCGACGAGACGAAGGGCATCAAGTTCATTTCGTATGCGGTGTGGTGGATTCGTCAGGCCATTCTGCAGGCGCTGGCCGAGCAGTCGCGCATTGTGCGTGTGCCCCTGAACCGGGCCGGCACGCTGCATCGGATTGGCAAACGCGCGAACACGCTGCTGCAGGAACTAGGACGCGAAGCAACGCACGCCGAGATCGCAGAAGGGATGGACATCACCGAGGAAGAAGTCGCCAAGACGATGTCGATTTCGCAGGTGCACCTGTCACTCGACGCGCCGCTCACCCCGGGTGAGGACAACCGCCTGCTGGATTACCTGCCCGACACAAACCACGCGACGCCCGACGAGCAGACCTTCGAGAAGGCGCTCACCGAAGCGATCGAGGACTCGTTGGGCAGCCTTAAAGAGCGCGAGTCGAAGATCCTGCGCCTGTACTTCGGGATCGATGACACCGACCCGATGACGCTCGAAGAAATCGGTTCG
The genomic region above belongs to Gemmatimonas sp. and contains:
- a CDS encoding sigma-54 dependent transcriptional regulator — encoded protein: MSARRILVVDDEPGIRQALGQLLEYEGYEVKTATGGAEGITIYDSFRPQLVFLDVKMAGLDGLEVLKRLRQADPNATVVMISGHATIQTAVEATQLGAYDILEKPLDTDRVLVLLRNAFETRLLSEENERLRETIESRYEIVGRTYGIRALLERIDKVAGTPARVLITGENGTGKELVARAIHRGSLRAKKPFVEVNCAAIPSELIESELFGHMKGSFTGAIADRAGKFEQADGGTLFLDEIGDMSLSAQAKVLRVLQDGFVTRIGGSKPIQVDVRVLAATNKLLEDEIANGRFREDLFYRLNVVPITVPPLRERREDIEQLVVYFLQQFAARDGLPARGITDEALVRLSELDWPGNVRELRNTVERLVILASAATITATDVERLVGKRSAEPAGLGNLVDCATFEEFKVAAERAFLLAKLRAFDWNVSETARALDMPRSNLYKKIERYALTRESTPA
- a CDS encoding aldehyde dehydrogenase family protein; translated protein: MTTFHNFIGGAWVAPSTGDYFENRNPADQQDLIGRFPASGVADVEAAVASAQRGFDRWKRTPAPARGDVLRRVGDLMAARKEEIANLMTREMGKPLAETRGDVQEGIDTAYYAATEGRRLFGHTVPSELASKWAMTMRRPIGVCGLITPFNFPMAIPTWKAFPALLCGNSVILKPAEDVPHTATVLVEILLAAGLPPEVIQLVHGMGEVVGKALVEHPQVPVISFTGSTETGRFVGETCGRMHKRLSLEMGGKNAQIVLEDADLDLAVDGVLWGAFGTTGQRCTATSRLILQAGIHDTFVEKLVARAQALVLGDGREAGHDVGPLVNEAAREKVERYVQIGKEQGATLRCGGARATGGALDAGIFFQPTIFTNVTAGSRLEQEEIFGPVLSVIQVATVEEAFAVNNGVRYGLSSSVYTSNVNVAFLALQDLDNGITYVNAPTIGAEAHLPFGGVKETGNGHREGGWEVYEFYSETKVGYVDYSGALQRAQIDNY
- the lepB gene encoding signal peptidase I codes for the protein MAPNKDHRANALRAANGRSRRRAVSFGWVWEWAKVLPPAVLLFLVLRTFVVEAYKIPSGSMERTLLVGDFLLVNKWLYGAEVPYTRRRLPAVRAPQLGDILVFEWPGDPTKNFVKRLVGRPGDTLSMQGGSLLRNGVPVREQYVSHTEPDVDPMTDEFRWQRGYLTNTAAAAEPGMPAIYRPSRDNWGPIVVPPNHLFVLGDNRDNSLDSRYWGFVPDSLLRGTPWIVYYSFTPDSTARAPWLTRIRWGRLGALVR
- a CDS encoding RNA polymerase sigma factor RpoD/SigA encodes the protein MAVTPPKKKVSYEEGSLDQYLRDISAYPLISREEEAELARRIRVGDQEALDKLVRSNLRFVVSVAKKYQNQGVSLSDLINEGNLGLIRAAHKFDETKGIKFISYAVWWIRQAILQALAEQSRIVRVPLNRAGTLHRIGKRANTLLQELGREATHAEIAEGMDITEEEVAKTMSISQVHLSLDAPLTPGEDNRLLDYLPDTNHATPDEQTFEKALTEAIEDSLGSLKERESKILRLYFGIDDTDPMTLEEIGSLLGITRERVRQIKEKALSRLRHVSRAKSLESFLG